A DNA window from Rhodothermales bacterium contains the following coding sequences:
- a CDS encoding protein kinase, whose product MMRIAAIGFFCFCLVAPAAGQQIRTLIVHGTAAGDTVVLSSAGVIVESVVTDPDGIASFYHLLRPGTYELGVLTPTGTKTNHTLDVNEVSVFTRVVRLSARANDSGVDDTPTMALPSDKEPAAGLSAGGGGGGGRSSSDRTEFLWPILAVFIIVLGGTAFVLSLKRRAPSLEPEAIEDYVVPVAEISLDLPTEAEEVDQEWAVHNPAAAGYRIIRQVAVGGMATIYEAEHTRWGTCILKVLLPSLEGDEDLVVKFKQEGAAIARINEASGSETKVVKVFEYGELADSGRSFICMEKLQGLGLERLLAQNGALPFCDASQLLKLIATALREAHEIGITHRDVKPDNVMVVSTDPLDVRLIDFGVARHEFMSARTLTGTLVGSPRFMSPEQANSKPVDHRTDIYSLGVLAWTLSMGSPPFNNQNPLVVLKQHVEEVVPDIVGPDVPEAYVDLVASMLEKDPIQRPALMSDVITEIDRIRSTSNCPQ is encoded by the coding sequence ATGATGCGGATTGCAGCGATCGGGTTCTTTTGCTTCTGTTTGGTTGCACCCGCAGCCGGACAGCAGATCCGTACGTTGATTGTGCACGGGACGGCTGCCGGCGATACCGTCGTGCTCTCTTCGGCTGGCGTGATTGTGGAATCCGTGGTGACCGACCCGGATGGTATTGCCTCCTTTTATCATCTGCTTCGGCCGGGAACGTACGAACTCGGCGTCCTGACGCCAACGGGCACAAAGACCAACCATACACTGGATGTGAATGAGGTGTCTGTTTTTACCCGAGTGGTCCGTCTGTCAGCGCGAGCCAATGATTCTGGCGTTGATGACACCCCCACTATGGCGTTGCCATCGGACAAGGAGCCTGCAGCAGGGCTGAGTGCTGGAGGGGGAGGGGGTGGCGGTCGATCCTCGTCAGACAGAACGGAATTCCTGTGGCCGATTCTGGCCGTTTTCATCATCGTGTTGGGAGGCACAGCGTTTGTACTGAGTCTCAAGCGACGCGCGCCGAGCCTGGAACCGGAAGCGATCGAAGACTACGTAGTACCCGTTGCCGAGATCTCATTGGATTTGCCGACAGAGGCGGAGGAGGTTGACCAAGAATGGGCCGTTCACAACCCTGCCGCAGCTGGGTATCGAATCATCCGGCAGGTGGCCGTAGGGGGCATGGCCACCATCTATGAGGCGGAGCATACGCGGTGGGGCACCTGCATCTTGAAAGTATTGCTGCCGTCACTGGAAGGGGATGAAGACCTGGTAGTCAAGTTCAAGCAAGAGGGGGCAGCCATTGCTCGCATCAATGAGGCGTCGGGCTCCGAGACAAAAGTGGTGAAAGTATTCGAATACGGGGAACTGGCGGATTCGGGGCGATCATTCATCTGCATGGAAAAACTGCAAGGATTGGGCCTGGAGCGCCTTCTTGCGCAAAACGGGGCGTTGCCCTTTTGCGATGCGTCTCAGTTGCTCAAGCTCATTGCTACAGCACTCCGGGAGGCGCATGAGATAGGGATCACCCATCGTGATGTGAAGCCTGACAACGTAATGGTGGTTTCAACAGACCCACTCGATGTACGTCTGATAGATTTCGGCGTGGCGCGCCACGAGTTCATGTCAGCGCGGACGCTCACCGGCACGCTCGTCGGTTCACCCCGATTCATGAGTCCCGAGCAGGCCAACAGTAAACCCGTTGACCACCGGACAGATATCTATTCTCTCGGTGTTCTGGCGTGGACATTGAGTATGGGCAGCCCCCCGTTCAACAATCAGAATCCGCTGGTTGTGCTCAAACAGCATGTTGAGGAGGTCGTACCGGACATTGTCGGTCCCGATGTCCCGGAAGCTTACGTGGATTTGGTGGCCTCCATGTTGGAGAAGGATCCAATCCAGCGTCCGGCTCTGATGTCGGATGTCATAACAGAGATAGACCGGATTCGGTCTACGAGCAATTGCCCACAGTAA
- a CDS encoding FHA domain-containing protein: MIVTLALCGAAFAPDSAAQTCYITEPQRFSLIEDCLDEYESEFVKLNGWARTVHDIGSPTFEYFVLTDEFGNTVTVRTTKGLKIGRQYVVEGIVNMFTLDNGLDIPVIHESTRYWVMRPYLIWAGVGVLALLVVGFVFYQTKSGSKGRRSRVPASAAAPAPVREVKPSPTIGPEDPTVKLDGDLVRGSAFEMYVPQKTLKILGQLEFVGGPDKGKEIPLLVPASESGRSGAGHEFHIGREKGQPFESIMLSAPTISRKQAKLAFVNGRFVLTNYASVNKNPTLVNGQPMDVGGQVAISDGDVITFGEIEVRLTYAKTNV; the protein is encoded by the coding sequence ATGATCGTCACCCTTGCCCTGTGCGGGGCTGCATTTGCACCGGATTCCGCAGCACAGACGTGTTACATAACCGAGCCGCAGCGTTTCTCCTTGATTGAGGATTGTCTTGACGAATACGAAAGCGAATTCGTCAAATTGAATGGTTGGGCGAGAACAGTCCATGACATCGGATCGCCGACGTTCGAATATTTCGTACTCACAGACGAGTTTGGGAACACGGTTACGGTTCGAACGACCAAGGGATTGAAGATCGGTCGACAGTACGTCGTTGAGGGAATTGTAAACATGTTCACATTGGACAATGGATTGGATATTCCCGTCATCCACGAGTCCACGCGATATTGGGTTATGCGGCCGTACCTGATTTGGGCCGGCGTTGGTGTTTTGGCCCTGTTGGTAGTCGGGTTTGTGTTCTATCAAACCAAGAGCGGCAGTAAAGGACGGCGATCACGCGTACCAGCATCGGCTGCCGCACCCGCTCCAGTTCGAGAGGTCAAGCCTTCCCCGACAATTGGGCCAGAAGATCCGACGGTCAAACTGGATGGCGATCTCGTACGAGGGTCGGCATTCGAGATGTACGTTCCGCAGAAAACCCTCAAGATCCTGGGTCAACTTGAGTTTGTCGGTGGTCCCGACAAAGGGAAGGAAATACCGTTGTTGGTTCCCGCGTCGGAAAGTGGTCGCTCCGGTGCCGGTCACGAGTTTCATATTGGCCGTGAAAAGGGACAACCATTCGAATCCATCATGCTTTCGGCACCTACCATCAGCAGAAAGCAGGCCAAGTTGGCATTCGTGAATGGGCGATTCGTATTGACCAACTACGCCTCTGTCAACAAGAATCCTACGCTCGTGAACGGTCAGCCCATGGATGTGGGTGGCCAGGTAGCCATCAGTGATGGCGACGTGATCACGTTTGGCGAAATAGAGGTCAGGCTGACGTACGCGAAGACCAACGTATAG
- a CDS encoding protein phosphatase 2C domain-containing protein, producing MQNALTTSILSRQGRRSSNEDAAFARVHPQGNAAILAVADGMGGAACGEIASEIAIEEVEAFWRSLPAEPNHATDVAREDLIDLFFRIDRRIAAYSRENEEASGMGTTLSLAFLVGHRLYVAHIGDSRICVITSDGRCVQLTDDHSMVAEAVREGRMTEDEARTSPYRHALSRVLDGGGDWKPDVRVYDDWDPEWVLLASSDGFHGVIDHASTAHLVQMYRDEPELTGVLVDAALEAGSNDNVSVACCVYGIVRPAKTDRYDGDATVRLDDFYRKRKARRTRWVIILVAVVLGIAAVVSERDRIVRLVPSRTASDTTQTVQDTSAVNEERRLLEVLGESMDYKETDVSADTTQTP from the coding sequence ATGCAGAACGCGCTGACAACGTCCATTCTCTCGAGGCAAGGTCGCAGGTCCTCCAACGAGGATGCGGCATTTGCCAGGGTTCATCCACAAGGAAACGCAGCAATTCTGGCTGTAGCCGACGGGATGGGTGGTGCTGCGTGCGGAGAAATCGCATCGGAAATTGCCATCGAGGAAGTGGAGGCTTTCTGGCGGTCCTTGCCTGCCGAGCCGAACCACGCAACAGACGTCGCGCGGGAAGACCTGATAGATCTTTTCTTTCGAATTGATCGACGGATTGCCGCCTATTCGCGCGAAAATGAGGAAGCCAGCGGAATGGGAACGACCCTCTCATTGGCGTTCCTTGTCGGGCATCGCCTTTATGTAGCGCACATCGGTGATTCCAGGATCTGTGTGATTACCAGCGACGGGCGTTGTGTACAACTGACCGATGATCACTCCATGGTGGCAGAAGCCGTCCGTGAAGGACGCATGACGGAGGACGAAGCCCGGACCAGTCCGTATCGACATGCGCTGTCCCGCGTACTTGATGGAGGTGGAGACTGGAAACCGGATGTTCGGGTGTACGATGACTGGGATCCGGAGTGGGTCCTGTTGGCCAGCAGCGATGGATTTCACGGCGTGATCGACCATGCGTCCACCGCACATCTGGTGCAGATGTACCGAGACGAGCCGGAGCTTACGGGGGTCCTGGTCGACGCAGCACTGGAAGCCGGCAGCAATGACAACGTTTCCGTCGCGTGCTGTGTGTACGGTATCGTCCGGCCGGCCAAGACCGACCGGTACGATGGAGATGCCACCGTGCGACTGGACGATTTCTACAGGAAAAGAAAGGCCAGGCGCACTCGATGGGTGATTATTCTGGTGGCTGTGGTGCTGGGCATCGCGGCTGTTGTGTCGGAACGGGACCGGATTGTGCGGCTCGTTCCATCCAGAACTGCTTCGGATACGACGCAGACTGTTCAGGATACGAGTGCCGTCAACGAGGAGCGCAGATTGTTGGAAGTGCTGGGAGAATCAATGGATTACAAGGAGACCGACGTGAGCGCAGATACAACACAGACACCGTAG